The Synechococcus sp. RS9916 DNA segment TACCCGCCATTGCCGCAGTTGTTCAACGGCCTTGCGCCGTTTGCAGGCTCTGCGCCCCTGGCTTTGGGGATCGCTGTGGCTCTCTGCGGTGCTGGTGGGCTTGGGGCAGTTTGGTCTGTTGAGTTGGCTTGGCCTGGGGCTGGGGCTTTTGACGGGTTTGGTGACGCGCCAATGTCAGCGATGGGAACGGGGCCTGCGGGCCGGCGATGGTCATGCGCCGCGCAATGATCGAAGGTGACGCGTCCTTCGAAGCTGCTGTGGCGATCAAGGTGACCTCCCCTTGCCCGGAGAGTGTGATCGTGGCGTTAGGGGCCAGGAATTGGCCGGTGTGGGCCTGTGAGGTCAGCACCTTTCCCTGGAGCTATGACCAAAAGGAAATGTGTTTACTTCTCGAGGGAGAAGTGACGGTGACCCCCGAGGGCGGAGAGCCTGTTCGGATTGCTGCTGGTGATCTTGTGGAGTTCTCCGCAGGGTTGGCCTGCTCCTGGGACGTCATCAAGCCCGTGCGTAAGCACTACAAATTCGGCTGAACCTGAGACCTCGGCTCAGATTTCAACGTCGCTCCCCCATTGCGGGGTGCAGGTTCGCCATCCCACGCGCACCAGCTCTTTCCAGAGCAGTTCAGCGGTGTCGCGCCGTAGATGCACGCGTGTTTTCAGCAGGGGTGCTTCTCCTGGAACAGGTCTCCCTGAATCCACAAACACGCGTGGATCCTGGTGCCAGCTTTTTTCATCGGGGTGGAAGCGTTTGGTCTCGCTGGTGCGGGGATCCTGGATCCAACCGTGCTTTGGCATCGCTTGCGGGAAGAGAGGGCAGGCGTGCGCATCCACTCCTCGGCTTGAAACGTGGCGTAAGGAGAGCTTGGCGCCATGGGCCTGCTGCTGATACACCTGTTCTAGTTAGCTAGTACAAATGTGTCAATGCTTTAGGGGTGGTGCCCGGCGGGTGGTGTTTCTCGACAGCGTCAACCCACTGCTCTTACTACAACGAAGTCAGTGATGGGTTGGTGATGGAGATTCGCGTGTGGGAAGCGCCTGGCTCAGGAGCTGCGCTGCAGAGCAGCTCCCGGACTGTGCAGGAGCCAGCAGCAGGTGAGGTGGTCCTCGAGGTGTTGCATTGCGGCCTTTGCCACAGCGATCTCTCGATGATCGACAACGCCTGGGGGCTGAGTGCGTATCCGCTCGTGCCGGGGCATGAGGTGGTGGGCCGGGTGGTCGCGGTGGGTGATGGCGTTGACCCTGCGTTGCTCGGTGACGTGCGCGGGCTGGGTTGGATTAGTGGCAGTTGCAGCCATTGCCTGCAGTGCCTTGGCGGTGATGCCAATCTTTGCCCCTCTTTGGAGGCCACGATCGTGGGGCGTCAGGGGGGCTTTGCCAGTCATGTCACCGCGCGTCAGGACTGGACGATTTCCTTGCCGGAGGGTGTCGCTGTGGCCGATGCCGGCCCTTTGTTTTGCGGCGGCATCACGGTGTTTGCTCCATTGATCGATGAAGCGGTCTCTCCGACGGCCCATGTCGCCGTGGTGGGCATCGGTGGGCTAGGTCATATTGCTCTGCAATTTGCCAAGGCCTGGGGCTGTCGCGTCACGGCACTGACCACCAATCTCGGCAAAGCGGAGGAGGCCCGTCGTTTCGGGGCCCACGATGTGCAGCTGTTGGAGCAGCTTCCTGACCTGGCAGGTCGGTTTGATCTGGTGATCAACACGGTGAATCATCCGCTCGACTGGCCGGCGGTGATGGCTTCGCTTGCACCGCGCGGCCGACTGCATCAACTGGGGGCTGTGCTTGAACCGATGCAAATCGCCGCCTTCGACCTGATCCCTCAGCGTCGCTCGGTGACTGGCAGTCCCACGTCGTCTCCAGCCAGCCTGTTGAAGATGGTGGAGTTTTGTGCGCGCCACGGCATTCGTCCCCAAGTGGAACATCTGCCCATCAGCCAGATCAACGACGCCATTGCGCGCTTGAGGCGGGGCGACGTGCGCTACCGCTTCGTGATGGATTTCTAAGGAACGCCATCATGGGCAGCCCCGTGCTGTCGCGTCGCCATGGTTGAAGCCGCTCCTGCCTATCAAGCACTCAGCTGGGAGGCGCTGGAGGCAATGGCTCCTGAACCGATCGATCGCATCAACGGGCCCACCAATGCCCAGGCCACGTTGCGTTTGTTTGGCCAACCCGAAGACGCGGTGCGGGTGACGTTGTTCCGGGACCATCACGCCTGGTGTCCTTACTGCCAGAAGGTGTGGCTTTGGCTTGAACTTCGGCGGATTCCCTATCGGATCCGCAAGGTAACGATGCGTTGTTACGGCCCGAAGGAGTCGTGGTTCACCGCGCAGGTGCCGTCGGGGATGCTGCCCGCACTGGAGCTCGATGGTCGACTCATCACCGAAAGCGATGAGATCCTGATCGCCCTCGAGCAGGCCTTTGGTCCGCTTGGTGCGTCGATGGTGACGCCGAAGGTGCGAGAGCTGCGCCAGTTGGAGCGACTCCTGTTCCGGGCCTGGTGCATTTGGCTGTGCTCCCCCGGTTTGACGTCGCAACAGGATCAACGGGCCCGTGAGCAGTTTCAGGCGATTGCCCAGCGGATGGAACAGGCCTTGGTGGCTGGTGGTGGCCGCTGGTTGGATCCGGAATCACCCGATGCTCTGCAGCCAGGCAGCGCCGATCTGGTGTTCATCCCTTACGTCGAGCGCATGAATGCCTCCCTCGCTTACTACAAGGGTTTTTCCTTGCGGGAGCAGCATCCGTGGATCGATCGCTGGCTGTCTGCATTGGAGGGTCTGGAGACCTATCGCGGCACCCAAAGCGACTTCCATACCCATGCCCATGATTTGCCCCCTCAGATGGGGGGCTGTTGGTCCAATGGTGTTGAGGCTCAGCATCGCTTTGCGGCAGCCATCGACAGTGGTGAAGGCCTCGGCGCTTGGGAGGGATGCACGGGTGGGGATGTGGTGTTGGAGGGACTGGGAGCCCTGCAGCCTGTGTTGCGTCATCGCCAGACCCTGATGGCCCGGAACCCCCTTGGTGCTGGTCTGGATCAACCTTTGCGAGCGGCGCTGACCCGTTTGACCACAGGGCTTTCGGTTCGACCGCAATCGGGCTCAGCCCTGGGTCTGCGCTACCTGCGCGATCGCATTTCCGTTCCTCGCGATATGCCCCTTCCCAGTGGCCGCCTGCTGCGTCAGGCCCTTGAGTTCACGGCCCAATTGGATGGCGATGCGCAACCTGAGGCCTTGCCCCAGAACCATCGTTTTGACCAGGATCCCAGGCCATTTCTGGGCCTGTGACCAGGATCACAGCGGTGGGTGATGCCGGTCATCTCTGACGTCTCTCGATGACGGGAAGGTGTGGTCAATTGCCCCAAGCCCCATGGCCCGTCATCCCCAAGCGGTCTATCGCTGCCCCCACTGCCAGAGCATCAAGGCTCAGGCTCATCACCTGGGCGGTGAATGCCCGAGCTGCTTCCAGTTGCTGCCGGAGGATCTGCAACCGGCCTACCAGATCACCAATCCCCATCCTTTTCGTCGCGCCAAAGCGCATTCTTCAGCGCGGGTGCCCCAGGGCATGGGCTTGCCGACCCAGCTGCTGGCTGGCCTCGTGCTGGTGCTCTGTCTAGTGCCGTCTTTAGTGCCGACGCAGTTCCAGGCTCCAGAGCTCCAGGAGCTGTCGTCGCAGGTGCGCGGGTGATGATCGGCTGCATTGATTGCGTGAGTCGGGATGCCCACCGTTGCCCTGCTTGGAACTGGATTGCTCGGTGAGGCGATCGGCTTGCGCTTGCTCGCCCAGGGCGTGAAGCTCCATGTCTGGAACCGCAGTGCAGAGAAGTGCGAGGCGCTGCTGGCGGCGGGGGCGGAGCCGATTGATCACTTGGCTGGTGCGGCCCGCTCCTGCGACACCGTGATCACGGTGCTTCGCGATGGTCCGGTGAGCGCCGACGTGGTGGCGGCGCTGGGTGATCTCGGTGGTGCCTGTTGCCTGCCGATGGGCACGATGGGCATCAGTGAGTCGCGTGAGCTGGCAACTCAGGTGCAGGCCCAGAACGGGTGTTACCTCGAGGCGCCGGTGCTGGGCAGCAAGCCTGAGGCCTTGAAGGGCAGTTTGTTGGTGATGGCTGGCGGTGACACCGACGTGTTTGAGGCTCAGTTGCCCCTGCTGCAGTTGCTCTCTGGGGATCCCAAGCTGATGGGGGAGGTCGGTCGTGGTGCGGCCTGCAAGTTGGCTCTGAATCAGCTCATTGCCAGCCTCACCCACGGTTATTCGTTGGCGTTGCGATTGGTGGAAGCCTCAGGTTTGGAGGTGGAGCGTTTTATGGAGGTGCTCCGGCCTTCGGCTCTGTACGCGCCCACGGTGGATAAGAAGTTGGAGCGCATGCTTGGCCATCACTACGCCGATCCCAACTTCAGTACGGCCCTGTTACGCAAAGACCTGCAGCTGTTTCTGCGGGAGGCGCCCCTGCTGGGCATTGATGCTTCGGGTCTGAACGGGCTGCTGACGCTGCTCAAACGCGCCGAACACACTGCTCTCGATGACGGTGATTATTCGGCGCTGCATGAACTGACGTCAAAGCGCTAGGTACCAGCGGATCATCGCCATCACCTGGCCTGCAGGACCCTGACCGGTGAGCAGCTCACCGATCAGGGCCGCCAAGAACCCAACCATGGCCACGCGGCCATTGAGGCGTTCCACACCTTCCAACAACGTCGTGTTCCAAGGGCGTCGGGTCGTCAGACCTTCGCCAAAGGCTTCCAAAGGTTCATAGCGGTAGCCGTCGTTGGGCACGGGATGCAGCTGTTGGTCTCAGAAGAGTATGCGCATCCGTCAGGATCAAACCCAATCGCCGTTCTTCCTCCGTGACCACTGCAGATCAGTTGCGCAGCCTGTTCACGAAACCGTATGGACAGCCGGCCCCTTCCGAGCAGCAGTGGCGGGAGCTCTATGCCGAGGATGTGCATTTCCAAGACCCCACGCAGGAGCGTCATGGACTTGCTGCTTACATCGCAGCTCAGGAGGGCTTGATTCAGCGCTGTGATGATGTTTATCTGACGCCTTCTGCGGTGCTGGTCGACGGCGACACAGCCTTTGTGGAGTGGGAGATGGGCTTGAAAATTAAAGGGATCGAATTCATTTATCCAGGATCCAGTCGCTTGCGCTTCGACCAGCAGGGTCTTGTCTGTGATCATCGCGACTATTTCGACTTTGTTGGCCCGACCTTTACTCCCGTGCCCGTGGTGGGTGGCTTCGTGCGCTGGCTCTACAGACGTTTTGTGGACTGACGATCAGAATCTGAGGAAAAACGAAAGATTGCATTGGGATTCTTGACGTGTCGCTGATCTGACAAAAGCGACGGGACGTCTGGGCGATTGTGTCAACACCTCGCCCCCTAACAATTGATGGAGGACTGTGTTTATCGCAACGAAACCCCCAAGATGGTGGTTTTGAAATGTATCGGCGTAAACAACTTTTATCTGGAAAAAGTTGTGATGCCAGCGGAGTGGTTCTGGTTTGAAGCGCCCCTTGAGGCGCGGGTTGAAATCTGGCAGATGGCTGTGAATGGCCAGCTGCTCAGCGTGCGTGGTGATGTTTGCGACTACCTCGCCACTCCCCAGCCTTCCCAGAACAACACCCTGGTGGCTTGAGACGCATGGCTGGGAGACCACACAATGGTCTCCATGACAGCACCCACGCTCCACGACGGACCAGCTAATGCACCGCTGACGTTTTTGTTGGCCCACGGTGCTGGTGCTCCGATGGATAGCCCGTTTCTCCAGGTGGTTGCCGAGGGGTTGTCGTGCCGTGGATGGGACGTGGTGCGCTTCGAGTTCCCGTACATGGCTCGGTCACGGCTGAGCGGCAAAAAAGCTGCTCCAGATCGGATGCCGGTACTGGAGGCCTGTTTTCGAGAGCAGGTCGCTCTGCTGGCAGAGCGTTCAAAACTGATCATTGGCGGCAAGTCCATGGGGGGTCGAGTCGCCACCCAGCTGCTGGACGCACTCGCTTCGTCCACCAATGTGTGCGCTGGAGTCTGTATGGGATACCCCTTCCACCCTCCTGGGAAACCAGAGCAGCTCAGAACAGCTCACCTGCTCGATTTGAAAACACCCCTGTTGGTGTTGCAGGGTGAGCGCGACACCTTTGGTCAGCACGAAGAGGTGATGGGGTATGGCCTGCCGGAGCAGGTGTCGCTCCATTGGATTCCAGACGGAGACCACAGCTTCAAGCCCCGCAAGCGTTCAGGCTTGGATCTCGACCAGAACCTGGCTCTCGCGGTTGAGGTCATGGATCAATTTGCGAAGCAGCTGGTCTCCTGAGTCGGCCTGAGCTTGTCGGGTCTCTTCTGCGATCGGGCGGTAACGACTCACGAAGAATCCTTCCTGTTTTGTTTCAGTCCCTGGGGCTCCTCTCGCGTTGGTGACCGCTCCCGGAGGAGATTGATCCAAAGGGGGCTAACGCCAGGAGGATGCATGGCTCAAAGCCTGATAGAAGCCGCTCGTCTGATGCGGAAACGGTTGTTCAGTGTGTTTCCGACCCGTTCTCCCCAGGAGGGGAAGCGTGCTTACACGAAACGCGTGATTGCTGAAACCACCGAAGAGGCCTACGAGGTGGTCTGTGGCGTGGCTGGCTGCGTGCTGAAGAAAAAAGAGCAGTAGACGCAAGTGCATCGCTTGCTTCCCTCAACTGAGGGATCAGTCGTTGTTGGTCTTGGGTGGTCTGTGCAGCATCACAGGCCAGATCTGGAGTTGGGGGTACTATCTCTGCCCTGCAACCCCATGGGATTGGGCGGTGGTTCGTTTGCAAAGGCATCAATCTCCTTGCAGGTGGATGGGGGAAAAGCCGCAATCTTGTTGAACAGAATTTCCAGGATTTTCTCCGATGCTTTGCCGCTCTTTGTCTCGCTTCTGCTCTGATCTTTCATTCCCTTGATGAAGGTATCCACATAGCTCTTCCAGGAGCGTTGGAGCACACTTTTTTCAAGTGTTGAGGTTTCATGGAGATAGCAAAAGTATGCGAGTCCACCCGCGAGAGGCAGTGAGGCAATGCCAACACCCATTTTCATGAAGCCCTTCTCCATGTCGCTTAAGTCTTGATACTCCGGGACGTTTTCCAGCAGCTTCTCCATATCTAAGGGTTGGGCTGAAGCTGAAGCCGCCGAGCTGATGGAGAGTAGAGAGGAAAGAAGAAGGCTGGATGCCAGCGTTTTCATGAGAGTTTTTGAGGGCATGTATTCAACGCATCTTGCATTGCATTATTGCGTTTAAATCTGCTCACTCGTTGCTGTTGTGCGGCGATAGGGGGCATGCGTCTCTGCTGCGGCCAAGGTGTTTGAAAGTCAACGACTCAAGGTGCTGGCCCGCCTTAATGAATGCCGGCTGCGAGATAGAGAAGGCTGACTCCGGCAAAAATGACAATCTGAACCAAGGCGCTGACGCGAAGCCAAAGACGATCCCATTTGTAGGGTGCTTTGAGCACGGCACCAATGAGCCAGCTCATGGCAAAGCCAAATCGCGTCAGTGTGACCGCCTGATGCTGATGGGCGACATGCACTGCATCAAGGAGCAGCATCACCAACGACACATACGAAAGAAGTGCACCGATGTTGTAGGTGACCGCAGCTTGTCGATTGGTGAGCTGCATGGAATCCCCCAGCGTGCACTGAACAGATAGCAGTCATGCAGGGGCCGGGGTGTCTGCATGGCTGAATGTGATTGAGCTTGTTCTTGTCAGGCCTGGTAGCGTTGCAATCAAGAAGTCTTTGCAGTGATGGAATCGCCTTCTAGCCCGAAAGAGTCTTCTGATCAGCCGCTGGACCTGGATCAGCTCAAAGGCATGACAGGAGGCATCAAGCCGCCTGCTGCGGTCAAGATGGAAGTATCCGCTAGTCCAAATCATGCTCTGCTTGAAAAGCAGAAGCACACAGATCTACCTGTTGATGCGAGCAAGTCAAGTGAGGAAGACAAGGATGCGGTTCGTCAGCGTCTCAGTGACCTCTATGGACATCCCGTGCATCAATCAGTTAACCCTGGATAATTCGAATTTATGGTTTTTGCCCAGTTGAATCGCCTTATAAATAATTGAAAAACCTCGTTTCTAGCAGACTTGTGGGTTTTGGGATCTGAGATCTGATCGGCACCAGCGAAAGCCAATGACACTGGCCTGTGTTTCAGGATCTGCCTCCTTCCGCATCAGGCTCAACGTCCCACTCTGTCTGCTGTGACTCCGAGAGTCGTACCGGCAGCAGTGTTTTCCTCAGTAGTAAGAGGTCTGAGGAAGCGTGAATCCCGAGTTCATGTGCTGCACGTCGAGCAGCACGTACGTGAGCCACAGCAGCAGTGCTGCAATGCCGGATCCAGCTGCCACCTTGGCGATATTGCGGAGCAGGATCTCCACCAGGCTGACGTTTTTCACGGTGTGAGCTCGGAAGCAGCCATCCTGAATGATCGGGCTGACGGATGGCGCTTTTGACCTTGAACTCCCCTTGGATCAGTTTGGCAATCACCGCTGGTCTGTTCGCCGCTCTCCAGGTGTGGTGGATCGGTTCGTTGCTACGACGTCAACGACGGAACCGTTTGGCGGCACCGTTGAGCAGCAGCGACTTCCGCGCCCAGTTGGAGCGCATCTTTCGCGCAGAGCCATAAAGGGTTGTCCCTTCAGCGTTGCGCTTGCAATCTGAAGGGATGGCCTCGTTTCTCAAGATCCGCACGGTGATGCGCAGCGATGTGCCCCTGATCACCGAGTGGGCCCGTCAAGAGGGATTCGCCCCCGGGAAAGGGGATGTGGGCATCTACCGCCAAACCGATCGCCAGGGCATTTGGGTTGGCTGCTTGGCTGGTGAGCCGATTGGTTGTATCGCCGGCGTGCGTTACAACCTCGCCTACGGCTTTATCGGTCTCTACTTAGTCCGCCCCGAGCACCGTGGCCACGGGTATGGCCGGGAGCTTTGGCAGTGCGCCCTCGATCACCTTCAAGATGTGGCCTGTGTTGGCCTCGAAGCAGCCGAAGCGCGAATCAACGACTACGCCGCCTGGGGTTTTCAACAGGCGTCACCCACCATCCGTTGGCAGTGCAGCGGCACTGAGCAAGACCGGGGCCAAAGTCACTCTGGTTTGCCTGCAGATCTGCAGCTGCTGCGTGGCGATGCCATTCCTGAAACGGCGCTGCAGGTCTACGACGCGCAACGGGAGCTCAGCCCGCGTCCCCATTTCCTCTCGGATTGGTTGCACCACCCTGCTGGCACGGTGTTGGCTCTGCTTGATCAGCAGCAGGCTTGCCATGGATTTGCGCGCATTCGCCCATGCCTTCTCCAAAGAGGTGAAGGGTGGAGGATTGGACCACTGTTGGCGGATACCCCCGCTTTGGCGGAGTTGCTAATCCGCAGCCTGCTTTGCGATCACCCCGGAGTGGTGCTCATCGATTCGCCTGGTGGCAATGCCGAGGCGTCTCCGTTGTTGCAAGGCCTTGGCTTTGATCCCGTGACTCGCACCCTTCGGATGTATCGAGGGTTGATGCCAACCCAAGGTCTTGAGGATGTGTATGGGTTGGCTTGCCTTGAGCTGGGTTGACGCTGCATGGATGTGATTGCTGTTAGAGGTGACCCATGGATGGCCCCACAAGTCGACAATCGATCGAGCAGCAATTTGCGAGAGCGCAGGAGCTGGGTCGCTGGCTGACTGATGACGAGCTGGCAGCTGAAGACGAGCAGGAATCCCTGCGATTGGCTGAAGCGCAAAAGCGGAAGTCGCTGCGAACCCGACTCATCGTGCTGACGGCGGTGTGCGTGGTGCTTCCTCCGTTGTGGCCCTTAGCCCTGGCTTTGACGCTGTACCTGCTGTTTCCCAACACCAGCTCGCGTTTGTTCCTTGCCGCTGGGGTCGGTGTGATCCTCGCGGTGCTGGCTGGTCTTGGGCTGTCGGTTTGGCTGCTGATCTGGCTCCTGTCAATTCTGTTTTGAAGGGGTCTGGCGCCGGCTGAATCGGCGGGGCATGGTGGGTGCGCAAGACATGCAGATCGATGAGCTGGCAGGAGCTCGAGCGCTTGGTGAGTGATGTGGAATCCGATGGCGTGATCCGCCGGGCCATGAAGTGTTGCCGTTCGCAGCACGAGTTTGTGCTGGCTGCACGTCGCCTTGGCTACCGCATCACCCGTGTGGATCTTCAGCTGGCGTTTGAGGAAGAGCAGCGCGAGCTGCGCATGGCCGCTGATCAATTGGCTGCGGATCAGTTGTTGTGCGGTGACGGTTGAAGGCGGAAGAGCCTGCAGAATGCGCGTCTGAAGCAAGTGCTGATCGTGCGAAGTCTGCGGGTGGTATTCAGCCTGATTTGCGTCGCGATGGTGGTGGTGCTGTCGGGGCCAGTTGCGCCTGCCTGGGCCGCCGGTCTTCAGCTGAGCGATGTAAGCCTCGCGGTCTGTGACCAAGCGGACCCGGGAGCGCAGCCTGGCCCCAGTGGCGACCCTCGGCGAGCAGGTGTTACCCGCACTGCCGGAGCCAGTTGTTACGTGCTGAGCGGAGCGGTGAATAACCCCGGTCGTAAGCCTGTTTTCGATACGGATGTCTATGCCCGGATCCTGGATGCCAGTGGCGAACCGGTCTTGCAGAACCGCACCCGCGTGGGCTCGATCGGGGATGTGGAGCCCGGCTCGCACCCCTTTGCTCTGCGTTTGGCGGTTCCTGCTGGAACGCCAGGGCCGTTTGAGGTGTCCAATCCAAGGGCACGGGGTTTCAGTGCACCGGTTCGCACCCGGGCCACTGATGATGAGGACCTACTCCCGCTTGAACAGCAGGTGGTTGATGTGGAGGATCCCGGTGCCTTCATGCCATCCGTTTCAGAGATGCCTTGAGGTGGGCGCTTCAATGTGCAACTTGAGCGGCCTCTTGGTTTGTCCTCGACCAAGACTGGTCTGATCAGGGTTTTCATTTGGCCCTTGTACCGCTTCCTTGGAAGGCCCAGTCACGCCAGTGGGATCTCGTGGCCGGCTGGGCCTCCAGTTGCCAGCGTTGAGGGCCGCGTGTCTTGGATCGATGCAGTCGCTTTGGTCGGCATAGGCTTCCTGAGCTGCGAGCTGACCTGATGAAGCGCATTCTGATCGTTCATAATCTCCTGGAGGGGCAGAAGATTGTGCACGAACTTGATGACAAGGATTTTGCGATTGAGTTAGTCGAAGGCGAAAATTTTGACGAGAACGATGACCTCGATATCGAGTCGCGTCTGTTCTTTAAGGTTGATTGAGAGCCTCTGAATGGGAGGCTCCCGCAGACGTCTTGCGCTTGGATTGCAAACATGCCTCTACGAGAGGGCCTCTCAAGCAATCTGTTCTTTGACCTGCCGATCCTGAACCATGCAACTTGTGTTGGCTGCTGTGGCCTTGATGACCTTGCTCTGGGGGACGCAGGTGATGGTGCGCCGTCAGTTGGAATCTCAGCAGACCGATCGAGATGATGATGCTTAAGAGCTGGCCACGCCATCCAATAGCGCTTGAAGTTTGGTGCGGAAATCCCCTTTCGGCATGCCTCCCTTCAGCTCACCGTGAATGGTGAAGTCTGATTCAGGGTTGGTGACCAAGAGATACGTGGGCCATCCCATCCCTTCTTTGCTGGGGTACTGGGCCAACAACACCTTTCTGTATTTGCGATACGTCTCTGTGTCTTGCAGCATCACCGACACAAATTCGCAGCTCAGTTCCTTCGCAACGTTGCTGTCGTAATGGCTCATGCGGTGGCAGGTGCCGCAGTCTTCTGAGCTGAATTTGAGCAGATGCATAGGACGATCACTGCGGATTAACAAGCTAGCCAGAGCTTTTTGATCGTCTTGTTTTTCTTTTCACCACCGTTGGAATCGTTGATGAGCCCCTACTGGCTGAATCCCTCATCGATGGCAGCCGCTGCAGCCGAGCGCGGTCTGATAGAACGGACTTGGACTCATGAGACCCATGTCAGTTCAACCTGTGGCTTCAACCCCTCTGGGTTCCTCGATTGAGGCGCTCGGTGATGGGCTTTATCGCGTTTGCGATTCGGCAAAGCATTGCGAGAACGTTCGTGGCCTTTGGTCAGCAGGTGAGCTGGTTCGTGAGATGGAAGTGCATCGGCGGCTCCCCGGCAAGCAGCTTCGGGCTGGTTAGGGCGATGGATTGGGCAGGGAGCGCATGGCTTCTTCTGTCTGGCTGGGGCTGAGGCCCTGTTGGTAAATCACCCAATTGGTCGCTGCTTTCTGGGTCTGCCAAGCCTGCAGAAGTTGTTTGGCCAGATGTCTGAGCTGGGCGGGATCACTGGTGGCATCGAGGGCTCGGTTGAACTGCTCGAGATGAAAGTGCTGTTCCGTGCTCAGTTCAATTCCTGACGACATGGTTGCCTCCAGACGATGGCTAGAAGGTATCGGTGTGAACGCTGGGGGTTGTAGCGATCTCTACCGCTTGGCGCCTGTGTCAGTGTTTCAAGTTGTGATCTCTGTCGCGTGTCGCGAGCGGTTTGTGCAGATTGGTTTGGTGCTGCTGCTTGGTGAATGCGACTCTCCTGGGCTCAGCATCTTCAGGCGGCGCGAACTCTCCAGCTCAACGGCGACGCTGACTTAGGTGGCAGTT contains these protein-coding regions:
- a CDS encoding NAD(P)-dependent oxidoreductase, with protein sequence MPTVALLGTGLLGEAIGLRLLAQGVKLHVWNRSAEKCEALLAAGAEPIDHLAGAARSCDTVITVLRDGPVSADVVAALGDLGGACCLPMGTMGISESRELATQVQAQNGCYLEAPVLGSKPEALKGSLLVMAGGDTDVFEAQLPLLQLLSGDPKLMGEVGRGAACKLALNQLIASLTHGYSLALRLVEASGLEVERFMEVLRPSALYAPTVDKKLERMLGHHYADPNFSTALLRKDLQLFLREAPLLGIDASGLNGLLTLLKRAEHTALDDGDYSALHELTSKR
- a CDS encoding NAD(P)-dependent alcohol dehydrogenase, producing the protein MEIRVWEAPGSGAALQSSSRTVQEPAAGEVVLEVLHCGLCHSDLSMIDNAWGLSAYPLVPGHEVVGRVVAVGDGVDPALLGDVRGLGWISGSCSHCLQCLGGDANLCPSLEATIVGRQGGFASHVTARQDWTISLPEGVAVADAGPLFCGGITVFAPLIDEAVSPTAHVAVVGIGGLGHIALQFAKAWGCRVTALTTNLGKAEEARRFGAHDVQLLEQLPDLAGRFDLVINTVNHPLDWPAVMASLAPRGRLHQLGAVLEPMQIAAFDLIPQRRSVTGSPTSSPASLLKMVEFCARHGIRPQVEHLPISQINDAIARLRRGDVRYRFVMDF
- a CDS encoding DUF1651 domain-containing protein, which codes for MYQQQAHGAKLSLRHVSSRGVDAHACPLFPQAMPKHGWIQDPRTSETKRFHPDEKSWHQDPRVFVDSGRPVPGEAPLLKTRVHLRRDTAELLWKELVRVGWRTCTPQWGSDVEI
- a CDS encoding cupin domain-containing protein, translated to MRRAMIEGDASFEAAVAIKVTSPCPESVIVALGARNWPVWACEVSTFPWSYDQKEMCLLLEGEVTVTPEGGEPVRIAAGDLVEFSAGLACSWDVIKPVRKHYKFG
- a CDS encoding nuclear transport factor 2 family protein, whose product is MTTADQLRSLFTKPYGQPAPSEQQWRELYAEDVHFQDPTQERHGLAAYIAAQEGLIQRCDDVYLTPSAVLVDGDTAFVEWEMGLKIKGIEFIYPGSSRLRFDQQGLVCDHRDYFDFVGPTFTPVPVVGGFVRWLYRRFVD
- a CDS encoding Nif11-like leader peptide family natural product precursor; translation: MSWQELERLVSDVESDGVIRRAMKCCRSQHEFVLAARRLGYRITRVDLQLAFEEEQRELRMAADQLAADQLLCGDG
- a CDS encoding GNAT family N-acetyltransferase, yielding MASFLKIRTVMRSDVPLITEWARQEGFAPGKGDVGIYRQTDRQGIWVGCLAGEPIGCIAGVRYNLAYGFIGLYLVRPEHRGHGYGRELWQCALDHLQDVACVGLEAAEARINDYAAWGFQQASPTIRWQCSGTEQDRGQSHSGLPADLQLLRGDAIPETALQVYDAQRELSPRPHFLSDWLHHPAGTVLALLDQQQACHGFARIRPCLLQRGEGWRIGPLLADTPALAELLIRSLLCDHPGVVLIDSPGGNAEASPLLQGLGFDPVTRTLRMYRGLMPTQGLEDVYGLACLELG
- a CDS encoding alpha/beta family hydrolase: MTAPTLHDGPANAPLTFLLAHGAGAPMDSPFLQVVAEGLSCRGWDVVRFEFPYMARSRLSGKKAAPDRMPVLEACFREQVALLAERSKLIIGGKSMGGRVATQLLDALASSTNVCAGVCMGYPFHPPGKPEQLRTAHLLDLKTPLLVLQGERDTFGQHEEVMGYGLPEQVSLHWIPDGDHSFKPRKRSGLDLDQNLALAVEVMDQFAKQLVS
- a CDS encoding glutathione S-transferase family protein; translation: MVEAAPAYQALSWEALEAMAPEPIDRINGPTNAQATLRLFGQPEDAVRVTLFRDHHAWCPYCQKVWLWLELRRIPYRIRKVTMRCYGPKESWFTAQVPSGMLPALELDGRLITESDEILIALEQAFGPLGASMVTPKVRELRQLERLLFRAWCIWLCSPGLTSQQDQRAREQFQAIAQRMEQALVAGGGRWLDPESPDALQPGSADLVFIPYVERMNASLAYYKGFSLREQHPWIDRWLSALEGLETYRGTQSDFHTHAHDLPPQMGGCWSNGVEAQHRFAAAIDSGEGLGAWEGCTGGDVVLEGLGALQPVLRHRQTLMARNPLGAGLDQPLRAALTRLTTGLSVRPQSGSALGLRYLRDRISVPRDMPLPSGRLLRQALEFTAQLDGDAQPEALPQNHRFDQDPRPFLGL
- a CDS encoding chlorophyll a/b-binding protein — encoded protein: MPNDGYRYEPLEAFGEGLTTRRPWNTTLLEGVERLNGRVAMVGFLAALIGELLTGQGPAGQVMAMIRWYLAL
- a CDS encoding DUF1830 domain-containing protein, which translates into the protein MEDCVYRNETPKMVVLKCIGVNNFYLEKVVMPAEWFWFEAPLEARVEIWQMAVNGQLLSVRGDVCDYLATPQPSQNNTLVA